CCCCACTTTGAAAACCGTGTTCTCCTAACACCATAACAACGACATCGGCTTGCTTAGCCACTTTAATCGCTTGATTAAATTCACTTTTATCCGTAGTGTTTATTTTTACTTCAAAAGCAAATTCTGTTTTACCTATAGACACATCTGCACCTTTAGCATACGTAATTGTATTACCTGAATACTGTTTTAATCCTTCTAAAACAGATACCGCTGTACTATCTTTTGCAGCAATACGCCAGCTTCCTAACGGACTTGTTTTATCAGATGCCAAAGCACCAATTAATGCTATTTTTTGTCCGTCTTTTTTAAGTGGTAAAATATTATTTTCATTTTTAAGAAGTACAATAGATTTTTTAGCCATGTCTAAAGCCGCATCATGAATTTCTTGACTCCCTATCACTTCTTTTTCACGAGCTTCATCTAGATAGCGATAAGCATCATCAAATAACCCTAGTTCAAATTTTACACGTAAAATTCGACTAACAGCATCATCAATATATTTTATATCGACCTTTCCTTCATTAACTAAACCTGCCAATTCTTCGACATACAAATACGATTCCATATCCATATCAGAACCTGCATTAGCTGCTAACTCGGCTGCATGCTTACCATCTTTGGCATAACCATGAGCAATCATTTCTGAGATTGAGCCCCAATCCGAAACTACAAATCCATCAAATTTCCACTTTTCTTTTAAGATATCACGCTGTAGATATTTATCTCCCGTTGCAGGAATCCCATTAAGCTCGTTAAACGAGTTCATAAAAGTCCTAACACCAGCCTCTTTAGCGGCTTTAAAAGGTGGAAAAATAACATTATTAAGCGTTGAAGTCCCAATATCTGCTGTATTATAGTCCCGTCCAGCTTCGGCAAAACCATAAGCCGCAAAATGCTTCGCACAAGCTGCTATAGAAAATGGCGTTGTTAAATCATCACCTTGAAAACCTTTGATTCTTGCGACTCCTATTTTAGAGCCTAAGTAAGTATCTTCTCCAGCACCTTCCATAACGCGTCCCCAACGCGCATCTCTTGAAATATCTACCATAGGCGCAAACGTCCAATTAATTCCTGCTGCTGCTGCTTCCTTCGCTGCAATTTGAGCCGATTTTTTGATAGCTTCTAAATCCCAACTTGCAGACTCTGCTATCGGAATTGGACTTAAAGTTTCATAACCATGGATCACATCAAACCCAATAATTAATGGAATACCTAAACGGGTCTCTTCCACTGCTATTTTCTGAACAGCCATAACTTCTTTTACCCCTCTAACATTAAGCATTGACCCTACATAACCTTTACGTAAATGGTCGTACTTTTTAGCTTGATCTCCATTTTCTGGCACTGGACCTGTAACATCCCAAAAGCCATTATACTGGTTCATCTGTCCTATTTTTTCTTCTAAGGTCATCTTAGAAAGTAAAACAGAGACTTTGTCTTCTATACTTGATGTTTCTCCATCATTTATAGCTAAGTCGTTCTCATTATTGTTTTTACAAGAAATAATGAGAAGACCCGCTATGACTAAATAATAATACTTGGTTAATTTCATATTTATTGATAAACTCTTACGTAATCTATTTCCATTGTGTCTTCAGTAAATGCTGGATCAACAGTTCCTCCAAGACTTCCTCCCATTGCGACATTAAGTATAAAAAAGAAGTCATCATTAAATGGTAATGAATCTGAATTAATTACAGTATGAAAGACCACGTCATCCACTACAATCTTAATAACATCTGGTGTCCATTCTACAACATAATTAT
This portion of the Olleya sp. Bg11-27 genome encodes:
- the bglX gene encoding beta-glucosidase BglX, producing MKLTKYYYLVIAGLLIISCKNNNENDLAINDGETSSIEDKVSVLLSKMTLEEKIGQMNQYNGFWDVTGPVPENGDQAKKYDHLRKGYVGSMLNVRGVKEVMAVQKIAVEETRLGIPLIIGFDVIHGYETLSPIPIAESASWDLEAIKKSAQIAAKEAAAAGINWTFAPMVDISRDARWGRVMEGAGEDTYLGSKIGVARIKGFQGDDLTTPFSIAACAKHFAAYGFAEAGRDYNTADIGTSTLNNVIFPPFKAAKEAGVRTFMNSFNELNGIPATGDKYLQRDILKEKWKFDGFVVSDWGSISEMIAHGYAKDGKHAAELAANAGSDMDMESYLYVEELAGLVNEGKVDIKYIDDAVSRILRVKFELGLFDDAYRYLDEAREKEVIGSQEIHDAALDMAKKSIVLLKNENNILPLKKDGQKIALIGALASDKTSPLGSWRIAAKDSTAVSVLEGLKQYSGNTITYAKGADVSIGKTEFAFEVKINTTDKSEFNQAIKVAKQADVVVMVLGEHGFQSGEGRSRTELGLPGVQQELLEAIYKVNKNIVLVLNNGRPLTINWADDNIPAIVEAWQLGTQTGNAVAQVLYGDYNPSGKLPMTFPRHVGQVPIYYNYKSTGRPTLPGEDVVFWSHYQDEENTPLYTFGHGLSYTTFKYSNLKIENTFSENKTVKISVDLTNTGKRQGKEVVQLYIRDVFASVTRPVKELKGFELVALNPNETKTIELILSEDELGFYDNQGTFVVEDGDFEVFVGGSSQTELADKFKL